The Quercus robur chromosome 3, dhQueRobu3.1, whole genome shotgun sequence DNA segment agggatagAAAGAGCTCGGACTGAGTGCaccgcctgtaggcctccatgtcccgaggaagaagtaggggctgctctaaggcctccgccacgtaccctgcccggccacgattatactctcggaccgaagcagtGTAAGGAATGGCAAGcccatccagctccaacttTGGGTCCCATTGACGAGGGGCGGTGCGCACTTCAGCAAGGTTCCCCTCATCCCTACTTCCCGAGGAGGTGCCCCTTCTGCTCCTCGGCGCCCGTGTGGTTTTCTGCTGCTTGGCCGACTAGACAGCCACCTCGCCCTCCTCAGGCGTGTccaccggcctcttcttcttcaggtccgggataaccttaaggccagggtccgagacgccctgggggaccacagggggaagggttttgacctttgatggacttggtccctttgatggacttggtcccttcgatggctgaacctttgatgactgacctttcccccGAGAGGTcatcagctcctttagagactttccctttcctgccatgggctctacctcttcgtctgaagtatcgtccgagcagataacgattgagggaacaCCAACCGCGGAGTGTTGATCCTGCTCTGCTTCGGGATTAAAGGGCTCCACCGGGGGGTTTTACTGAacttcctcctcgaagtaaaacttgtctatttcttcctcaagggaaagacgagatgattcagctcTTTCTTCAATCAAAACAGCAACACCAGGCTCATCTATCGGAGGTAGCTGCTCTGCCAAGTAAGGATTTCTGACACCTGGCAACACCACTGGTGGCAAATCGTGGTCAGCTAGGAGTCCGTCCAGGGACACGTCAATTCTAGCCAGCCTCGGACTGCcggcccttatagcgtgaccgaccGCCTGaaaagcgctgctcagaggctggtaacccaaaatcaaatggGCCGCGCGCAACTGTCCGTCATGGgcgacgtaaatctccgacctgagaagatagttcagcgctggcacgttcacaaatcctatccgaggagcaacgtgacttttgtctgcaaacaaaccaagaaaagtgaggtcatatcatgaaattttccaattacaaagaaagccagaaaaaataacccctcaacactaaatcctttccccaaaaaagatcaatcctaaaagcgccgcacctgggtttcctgcccgagttggacagtgaataccgtcgaaccactccccagaagcaatgaggaagtcatccttcacggtcttattggaaattggaagacaagagatcaacctaacgacctcgttccgggatttaagataatacccgtcatccccgaggcggtggCATTCGTACAAATAAGCCACATCATGCCAAgtgaggcctagattcatccgctcgtttaggacatctacacagcctagtatcttgaacatatttggggcacactgatacggcgtcaacctatggttgaacaggtattcccttgtgatcctgcgcatgggaagtgtcatccctccctctatgaaagcaatcatggggataacgacttctccctcaactctatcggtcaatattccttcaagaggacagtgccGCAGCCCAACCCTCGGGGGAATGCGGTATTTAGTCCTAAAGGCTTCCATAGCGgcaggagtttttactaatttttcgaatctacccatctgaactgaactgaggaaatgaaagtaaagactgaaaagaaaagtagagtccgaggaaggaattgaaacggagagaaaggcgaaatgtactggtaccttcacaaatCGCTCAAGAGGACACCTGggaatctctcttggacgaagcGCTTCACAAGAACggctacggcggcgtaacggacgcaagtgttcgtatatctctgggattcgatggagttctctggagccttttggggtttgagaaatgcagatgaaaaaagaaactgaaccccgctgacgtcttatatagcagggaggagagagaaaagatcctCCCCGCCTAGAAATACGGGAAGAAACGATGGCCGTTGGATccacgccaagccgttggatgaaaggaacataacgcctccagaagttaatggccacgtctcgtaaattgtagcgcgtcaaaagtaacggaccgcacgcgcgccccacgatctccttatttccctccactcacaaatatcaaaaccccgcttttctcctcggagtgAGGTTAAAACCgcagttttgaggggctattgtgggggtcggcccaaaaatgatgggctattccaaactcaggcccgtccgaggagcgtactATCCGAGGAAGAGCCTCGTATGCAGCATTACCCAATCCCAGCAGCTCCAAGGAAATCCGTCCGAGAAGTAATtcgtcctcggacatcacgaagcccagacgagaaactctgctcagccctttcagctcaccttccccaacatataaaacgaattaaattcaaaatatctcacggaaggctaccaccacattaattgcgccccaaccaccctcttggccacattaatgaggaaaagactcctgaacagtaccgccttggcctctgcaactcacaaagggtctgatgagggcgtctgatgggacaggtgctcgagtggatgcttggatgactaacaggtgtaaggctgggatgaaaagaagaaaaatatataatgtagtgaagtccctcaaagaagagACGGCAGAATTGTAAgaggaacaaaagaaataaaatcagacttgaggaaTCCTTTTTTGCGTTCTTATTTCCTTTCTGCAAACAGTACACTACATGCATTAGACTAGCtagtttcactgaggccaagttctttaacccattctctacaagtatttattgtgggttgtgctttgggccaaggcctgatcaacggaagttgggccaggaaaatcgtgcaaccacaaaATTATTGTTACATATTATTCTTtagtcaagagtcttgtaacttaatattctaataaaatattaatttattaagatgcaacttgaggaaaaaaacaaaaacaaaaaagtgagatgtatgggatttaagtttagaaaattttaatgatagatttttagttttatttgaaTTACACAACTTTTCAAtgttatcccttaatttgaggaaatatatcataacaaataatataaaattaatttactaattagttgttCATATAATGTTAATAAGAGACTTTTAGTTAGAGTAGAAGtcacgaattttttttttttttttttaaagaaagaatacGTGGGTTGTTATTCGGgatttaagtttaattttttttttataatagaatttaaatttattgaattttaaatgtataaaattaatttactaattagttgttcttaaaatattgataatagCGTTTTAGTTGGAGGAGAAGTTAAAaggtggggtttttttttttttttttttgagaaagaaaaagtggtttcttttgtttttttttttttttttcaagagaaaaaatGGTTGTTTTTAAGCGCCTGTTTGTTTTGGCATGTGTCAACATTTCGCTCACGATTCATCCACTCGAATCtcatttctaatatatatatattactttatttaactttagaattttttataatctatactatatataagagaattCACTTCTTTCAACTGTACTTTTATGTGATTCAAAAATACATTCATTATTAAAGggtaacttcatttagaaatatggtcataaatgtcaaataacaaatttcattttaaattcaaaaagagaattcctaaaatttaagatttttttattcaaaaaagaaattatagttaCTGCTTATCTttaaagtttttcatttttatttgtttgaaaaataaaaatatatatttttaaattataatagattcaagttattaacttttatacaaatatataaaggAATCTCTGAGTATGCATGCTCAGAAACTAGTAGGTTAATAAagttttacctaaattaaataGTTGCTAAATATTATccttaaatttaagaaaattaactgtaataaataatataaaattaatttactcaCCAGTAAAAGTAACTATTTAGCGCAATCAGATTTCaatctcaacttttattattcaGTATAGAAATGTATTTAATAATACGCTAGGAtgtcaattttcaataaaaatcaacaaaatgtCCCAAACAAACAACATTTCCCATTTCAGAATTCAGACAACAAAGCCAATTTAGTTCaaacccacccaaaaaaaaaaaaaaaaagtcttctctctctccctctcttggCGAAAATGTCAGACGGAGCGTTGACCATCGTAGACGGGACTCAGCTGAGAGCGGCGGACTTGACGGTGGTAGCAGCGGAAGACGACGCCGATTTGATGACCGGAGCTAAGGTGTTGGAGCTGGCGGAATCAAGAGCCTCCTCCGCTCTCTTCGGTCTCTCATTACCCCAAACTCTCAAGTCCTCCGCTCTCCAAAGCATCAATCTCAACGATGAAGACGACGTCGTCTCGTTTCGCCAAACCCATCTCTCATCTGATCAAGCTTCCCTCAAGCTCAACCACTACCTCGCCGCCATCGCTGACCAACTTAAAGGTATCCACCTCTAAAAGCAAACAtattatattcatatttatatttgtataatgtataataatataatgtcaCGACTTGGACACATAATAAGTACTAGTCACATGTGTTTTAAAATAGACTAGTTATAATTGGAGCTCCTCGCTTATATAGCCCAGATCGATCGATATAGTATGTATGACTTGGACACATAATATAAGTGCTAGTCACATGTGTTTTAAAAAGGACTAGTTATAATTGGAGCTCGTCGTAATTGCTTAGTTGATATAGTATATATACCACTTGGACATATAAGTGCTAGTCACatgtgttttaaaatttaaaatcgaCTGGTTATAATTGGAGCTCGTCGTAATTGCTTATATAGCCTAGATCAATGAAGTATATGTATGGCTTGGACATATAAGTGCTAGTCacatgtattttaaaatatattggCTATAATTGGAGCTCATTGTAATTGCTTATATAGCCCAGATCAACATTGTATATATACGACTTGGACGTATATATGCTAGTCACATGTTTTGAAATCAATTGGGAGCTCGTCGTAATTGCTTATATAGCCTAGATCGATATAGTATATGTACGACTTAGTAGATGCACATATAGGTGTTTTATACATATACTTAGCTTGATCAGCAATTGCTTATATAACCTAGATCGATGTAGTATATGTACAACTTAATATATGCACATATAGgtgttatataaatatatggaGCTTGATCAGCAATGATCTTAAAAGTTTTCTTATAGTTTGTTAGTTCGTTATGTTTGGTGTTTGGAAAAATGTgagaaatggaaagaaaaatcaaCTTTTTATGATCTTACACAATCAAAAatagtgtgtatgtgtgtgtgttaatttgGCCTTGTTTGGTTGCTGGGAAGATGTGGGAAAAGGTTAAACATTGTGTAATGTAGGCTATTTGGAAAGAGAGgaacaagaaaaagagagaagctGAATGTTTTTGGATcttgaaattctgtttttccaAGTGCTTGGACTAATTAATAGACGATTCTatgtatgtttgtttgtgtgtgtatgtataatTGAGCTCAAATGCCTATGATGTTAATGTGTAATGGTATATTTTGTTAGAAGTTTGGACTTTTGGTTGTCCTTGTTgactgagaaaatgtgagaaatggaaagaaaaatcaaCTCTTTCTGATCTTACAAATCAAAAATAGtgtgtatctatatatatatatatagatattacTTTTGGCCTTGTTTGGTTGCTGGGAAGATATGGGAAAAGATTACACATTGTGTTATGTAGACTATTTAGAAAGAGAGGAACAATCGTACTTTTGAAGGGGTTGAGAGATCCATTAACGATATCAAGTTTgtataaggggaaaaaaatgggaaaagaaaaagagaggctGAATATTTGGATcttgaaattgtgttttatcaagtGCTTGGAAGAATTAATAGACAATTATATGTATTTGCATGTATAATTGAGCTTAATCGCCTTTGATGTTAAAATGTTCTGGTATAATTTGTCAGAAGTTTGGACTTTTGGTTGTGCTTATTGGCTGAGGAAATgtgggaagagagagagagagattgagtgAATGTCTGGATCTTATTGATTGGAACAGTTTATATGAAATTGTACatttcatatatacatatatgtgtatgtgtgtatgaaTTTATAATTGAGCTTAATTATCAATGATGTTACATGTTATGATATAATGATTTGGCCTTTGGGTATGCTTGGTTGctaataaaatgtgaaaaacgGAAAGAAAAATCAACAATTACGATTATTAAACAATCAAAGacatgaattttgttttttactttgcCTATGTTTGATTGCTAAGCAATTGTGGGGCAAAAGACAACTAgaattttttaatcctaaaatcaTACTAATTAATTGGTGGAAATAATTAATTTACATTCataagtatatatgtatatgtttttgtATGTATGcacataatttttgttaacATTTTTTATGGATTGAAAAAGATACATGCTTGTGTGCAAAACTTTGGTCAGATGATCCGCTTGTTATATCGATATTGGATGGGAATATTCTCCGATTGTTTTTGGACGACGAGGATGACTTTGCAATGATAGCAGAGGACTTATTCACAGACTTGGATGCAGAAGATAAGGGAAAGATCAGCAAGAATGAGATACGAAATGCACTTGTCCACATGGGAGTTGAAATGGGCGTTCCTCCTTTCTCAGGTTCGCTTTTCAAATGACTActagtaataattttttctggtaaattgatttgtgattttttgGTTGACTTTGGATCCTCTGAATATTCTTCTGATATTTCAGTTTTGGATTGAAATCATTgtctataaaagaaagaaagagaaaaaggaagcagGATAGGAAAAGAAATTTTGATTCCCGGAAAAGGGAGAAAGTAGAAGAACTTAATAGACCTAATGGAATGGACTACTTGGAATTGATACTAACAACTTCTGGCCAAATATTAGTCATTGCATTATCCCCTAAAGGTGACATGGGGAACAACCATCTGCCCTCCATATAATCTGAAAATGTTTTTGCAACATTATCAATGAAAAATACACATGCCCATTCATGCTCAAACTGACACATACACATTAGACATGGTTGATATTATGTTTGTTCTTGCTATTTATATGACATCTCAATGGCCTTGGTCTACATATTAACTGCCCTCAGAGTTAACTTTTGTCATGTAATATCTCCCGTTTAGTGCAAATCTTCTTTTTTGCATGTTGTCTTTGTCAGGTCACCTCTAAAAATTGGTCCTTTTAAGGTGTCTAGGCCTGGCATGAACAGTTTATCAGTCTTCTCCTCCCCCTCCCCTCCCAATTAAATGATTGTAGACCAACCAAACCCCCCACCCCTGCTGCTGTAGTGATTGTGCAAGTATGTTGCCTGGAATCAGGAGAATTTTGTTCTTCATGGGAAGAATCAATTCCCTTCTTCTGGACCAAAGCTAGCTCTTCTATTGACACCATACCATCTATTAGAATAATGGCTAAATTAGATTCACTCTTTTCTAACAATTTAATCTTTTGGGACAAGTGGTAGTTTatcatggtattagagcaagTGGTCTTGAGCCTAGGTCCACATATGAGGGGGGGGTGTAAGATAATGGTTAGATGATCAAATTCGCAAGCTTAAGAATTTGGGATATGTGGTAGCTTATCACCATATGTGGGGCTATATTGTTTATTCATCtctttatttttgcattttagttAAATGGAATTAGACCAAtggtaaaaaattttgaatcacAATCTAAGGTAGACAAGCCCACAATCAAAATTATTATCCTGGATATCATAGGTTGGGATCTTATGTGGAAGCAATAGAATTCTTGGGCCAATTGGAGTCCAATATAAAGCTAAAAAATATGCTAAATGGATGGTGTGTTTTGAAGTGCACTCCAATTTAATATTGACATGCGATATCCTTAGAAGGAGATACAATTATGCATGTTGCTTGGAATTCTTAACTTTCCAGACATATTATTATGGAAGGCAAGATCAAGGTCAATATTAATTGCTTCCAACCCAGATGACAATAGGAGGAGAGTTCAACAGTGGTACCTAGCCCACAATGAGAGACTCGCAATAAGCTTGCTGATAGTATTTACTCTTAAACTCGCAATAAGCTTGCTGATAGTATTTACTCTTAAATTTTAAGTATTGGTTTTTAATTCCACTCATTCCATTGTTCTCAATTAATAATCCACAAGGTGAAATTGAACAGAATTTCCTCTGCTAAATGATATCTTGAGGAAACATGGGGCTGAGGGAGAAGAAGAATTGGGCCAAGCACAATTTGCACAATTGCTCCAGCCTGTTCTTCAAGAACTAGCAGAAGTGTTGGCTGAAAAGCCCATTGTTGTCATCCAGAATATCAAGGTTATTAATGGCTCTAAGCTAAAAAAGGTAGTCCAACCCCATATCTTTTCTGTTTATTATCAATTCATTGTCCTGagttattttttccttttgtttttcatttttgtcttttctgctaagaagtttttttctctttaaatttcCTAAATGTATTTATTCAACAACTTGTTTTGTGAAATCTACTTCCTCTTCAGGAAAATAAGGTATTACCAGTCCTTGGGTATAATTTTGAATATAACAAACAATGTTGATTTCATTTCTAGTTAGAAAACTTTAGACTGTAATATGAATGTGGAAAAtaacttacatatatatatatatatatatagagagagagagagagagagaagggaggaTATGCTATCATCTAGAATAATTGCAGGAAGTTTGTATGATTCTAATAAGCATTtccaatattttaaaattttatggaaaTTCTAAAGGTGGTATCATACAGGATAAAATATGTTTCAGCTTACTTTTAGACCATTTGACAATATTCTGAATCCTGGATCTGAGGGGCTGGTTTGGAGTGCATTAAGCTGGAACAGAGGCATTTCATAGAAGAAACTTCAACAAAAGCTTGAAAGGGgggtgttttttatttatttatttttatttttatagtaattTGAAGAAAGGAAGGAGTAGATAAAGGTACTTTTGGTATTTAGTTTCAAACCCATCCTAAAAGGAGTAGACTTGTAGAGTAGCTGTGAGACCCTCAATTATGTGGATAAGGTTGGATAAGTGTGTGATGCGCGTATGCTAAGTCCTACATTGAGTGTTTACTAGGTTGCATTGGCTTATATAAGCAATTACTAGGAGTCTAAATTGTAACTTTACTTGCCCTTTTGGGCACAAATGCAGCTTTTCTCTGGTCATGATATTAGTTTAGACTGAAAGAGTTGTTTTTCAACAATAAATCAACTAATTTGCTTTGGTCAATTGATTTGTTATAGGAAACTTAATACTAAAATTTctaataataaaacattaataAGTTTGATCTTAAAAGTATAAGTTAATGTATATtagtaaaaacaataaatatctaagtcattttaaaattaacttTTTGGCATTGGTAATGGGAAGAAGTATTGGAAAGTTATGTGACATTGGCAGCCAGATTGGCCATGCCTTTTGAGTTTTGCTCTAGTTTTTTACTATCCTAGCCCGTCATCTGAACAATGACCAAactaattttacaaattttgctGGCCTGAAGCTC contains these protein-coding regions:
- the LOC126717415 gene encoding uncharacterized protein LOC126717415 isoform X1, whose translation is MSDGALTIVDGTQLRAADLTVVAAEDDADLMTGAKVLELAESRASSALFGLSLPQTLKSSALQSINLNDEDDVVSFRQTHLSSDQASLKLNHYLAAIADQLKDTCLCAKLWSDDPLVISILDGNILRLFLDDEDDFAMIAEDLFTDLDAEDKGKISKNEIRNALVHMGVEMGVPPFSEFPLLNDILRKHGAEGEEELGQAQFAQLLQPVLQELAEVLAEKPIVVIQNIKVINGSKLKKLLDDEKELNNIVDKIWEEKHGGKDGLASVELIRGFLERNGTGLGLPPSEANEAVVLLYDAVFADVKDGKIDVEVEKDELGKRVKEILNKFAELLEANPVFHDTNH
- the LOC126717415 gene encoding uncharacterized protein LOC126717415 isoform X2 encodes the protein MSDGALTIVDGTQLRAADLTVVAAEDDADLMTGAKVLELAESRASSALFGLSLPQTLKSSALQSINLNDEDDVVSFRQTHLSSDQASLKLNHYLAAIADQLKDDPLVISILDGNILRLFLDDEDDFAMIAEDLFTDLDAEDKGKISKNEIRNALVHMGVEMGVPPFSEFPLLNDILRKHGAEGEEELGQAQFAQLLQPVLQELAEVLAEKPIVVIQNIKVINGSKLKKLLDDEKELNNIVDKIWEEKHGGKDGLASVELIRGFLERNGTGLGLPPSEANEAVVLLYDAVFADVKDGKIDVEVEKDELGKRVKEILNKFAELLEANPVFHDTNH